The genome window AGCCGACTTGGCTAATCGGCGCGCTTTTCGAGTTTCCTCACCCGCATTGGGGTCGGTTTGCAGGCGGATGTGCTCGCGCCGAACCCGCCAAGCGGCTGAACGCAACCGATAAGTTGACCGTGAGCTCCGCTACGCTACGCACACGGTCAACTTATCGCCGGCTGTCGAGTTCCTCGAACGTCCTTGACAGGTTCCGCTCACGCTCCACCTATCAAGGGCGTTCGAGCCGACTGCGATTCTCGACACTGAATGAAAAAAAACCGCCTTTTTCATTCAGTGCCTGCGATTCTCGCGGCTCAACAGCCGGCGTTATGTGCAAGGGAGGAATAAATGGCGTTTGCACTGTGGCGGAAACAGATTAAGTGCCCAAATTGTCAATACGAAGGAAAGGCTCAAATTAAGGGCTCAGGATGTGGTCTTTGGCTCGTCTTTTTGGTCCTATTCTCTATTTCTTTCTTGTTCTGGCCGCTGTTTATCGTGGCCGGTATCATGTTTCTATGGTTGTTGCTAAAGCCAGCCGATCAGATTTGTCCAAAGTGCAAATACGTAAATCCAATACCAAAATAATAGACTCCAAATCTTATGTGTAAAACTACCAAGGAGGTTGATCATGAAATATAATAAGGCCCTGTTTCCAATTGCGTTCTTAATGTTCATCAGTCTTTTTGCAAATTCTGTATTTTGCTCAGAAATTAGTGGGTGGGTAAAGAGCGAAACGTGCTGGGTTGTCAAAGAACCAAGTAAAGACGCAAAAATTATTGGCATTATTTTGAAGAAAGCTGCGGTAACAGTTGAAGATGTTGGTAACGGTTGGGCGAAGATCATTTTTGCGCCAGTCAGAGACCCCCAAACTGGAAAATATATTGACTGCACGGAATG of Desulfosarcina sp. BuS5 contains these proteins:
- a CDS encoding LITAF-like zinc ribbon domain-containing protein, which gives rise to MAFALWRKQIKCPNCQYEGKAQIKGSGCGLWLVFLVLFSISFLFWPLFIVAGIMFLWLLLKPADQICPKCKYVNPIPK
- a CDS encoding SH3 domain-containing protein, whose translation is MKYNKALFPIAFLMFISLFANSVFCSEISGWVKSETCWVVKEPSKDAKIIGIILKKAAVTVEDVGNGWAKIIFAPVRDPQTGKYIDCTECYIQRSNVTTVVPGRW